From Polynucleobacter ibericus:
CTACCTTTAAAGTGTTTTGCCATCGCTACGATCTCATGATCGTTGGTACCTTTTTTGACGACCATGTTCACTTTGATGTTTTGGAAGCCAACCTCTTGCGCTGCTTTAATACCGTCAAGCACATCAGCGACTGGAAAATCAACATCATTCATTTTTTTGAATATCGCGTCATCTAGTCCATCGAGGCTTACCGTTAATCGTTGTAGGCCTGCTGCTTTTAAGGCAGCCGCTTTTTTACGCAGAATGCTACCGTTGGTTGTTAGTGTCAGATCAAGCGCCTTACCTTCGGATGTCTGAATCTTTGCCAGCATCTCAATCAACACTTCTAAGTTCTTGCGAAGCAAAGGCTCGCCACCAGTTAACCTAATTTTTTCAACGCCTAATGTGGCGAAGATAGAGGTGAGGCGAGTGATTTCTTCAAAGCTGAGTAATTCTTTATGAGCAAGATAGGGATAGTTTTGATCGAATACTTCTTTGGGCATGCAATAAGTGCAACGGAAATTGCAGCGATCCGTTACGGAGATACGGAGATCTCTTAGGGCGCGCCCCCGAGTATCTTTGGTATGACCATGAGGCGTGACAAGTTGCGAGCCAATAGAAGGCGCTAGGCCTCTGCCTTCATCAATGCGGATCGGGATTACTTTTGGGTTTACTTTTTCAACCATGATCTCAATTATGGCTGTGAAACGGGGTTTCTGCCAAACCGCCAAATATCCTTTTGGGATAAATGGCAGTCTGGAGAAAAGCTTGAATAAGCGTTAAACCGTTTTTTCTTGGCCGCCGGTTTCCACTAAAACCATTGGACCTTCAGGAATACTTGCTGCAGGCTTAGGTGTTCTACCTAAGTTTTGGATACTAGGTTCACCCTGTATCTGGCTTTGTGCTTCAGCGTGCTTGGAAGAGTCGGTGGCAACCCAAATCATGCCAGCTGATTGCACAACGCTATGCAAAGGCGTTTCTTCAAGTGCCTGGAAGGCAACTTTAGGAAGTTCCGGCGCAGGCTTAGCAATCACTTCTAACTTAGCAGCTGCAGCAACTGGTGCTGGAGCAGATGCTGGAGCTGAAGTCGGAGCCGGAGCCGGAGCAGAATTTTGTGCAGGGCGATTCGATTGACGTGGAGCACGTGGTGCGCGCTCTGGTCTTTCTTGCTTCTCTGTAACGGGTTTTGCATTGCCAAAGCTATTAGCAAGGTTTTGCATTGGCATAGTGGCAGATGTACCAGCCATCCCTACGGGAGGGCCTGCAAATGGACTTGCTGATGGAGTAGCGGAAACAGCAGTTGCTGCATCACCATTCTCTGTACGCTCACCACGTTGACCGCGACCACGACCACGACGGTTGCGACCACGACCACGACGCTCTTCACCATCAGCACTCGGAGTTGCTTCGCCAGCAGGAGCCGCTTCAGTTGCAGGGGTTGCTGCTGCTGGATTAGCTTGACGCTCTGGCTTTGGACCATTCTGGTTACGATTGCCGTTGCGGTTGTTACGGCTACGATTGTTATTAGTGCCTTCTGCTGGAGTGCCATCGGCCGCAGTTGCTGCTGGGCGCTCTGTACGCTCACCGCGACGATTACGGCCACGATTGCGATCATTACCATTGCGGCCTTGATTGCGACCACGTGGGTTACTTGGCGCAGGCTTTTCTTCAACAGCAGGAGATGAACCAAAAAGGCTCTTAATAAATCCAAAGAAACCACCAGAGCTCTCTGCTTTGACTGTTTCAGTACGGGCAGGACGAGGTTGGCTAATTGGTGCAGGTTGTGTTGGAGTGATGCCTTTAACGGCAGCTTCTGGACGCACTTTGACATCAGCGTCTTTTTTGCTAACGGTTGTGTCTGTTTCCAATTCGCGAGCAGCTTCTTCTGCCATGACATAGCTAGCCTTTTGATCATCAAGACGTGGATCATCATGACGCAAACGCTCTAGTTTGTAATGTGGAGTTTCTAAATGCTTGTTTGGAACCATCAAGACATTGACTTTGAAGCGAGTTTCAATCTTGATTACTTCAGCACGTTTTTCATTCAATAGGAACGCAGCCACTTCGACTGGTACCTGTGTATGAATCGCTGCTGTGTTTTCCTTCATTGCTTCTTCTTGGATGATGCGCAGAACTTGCAATGCAGAAGATTCAGTGTCGCGAATGTGGCCTGTGCCGTTGCAACGTGGGCAGGTTACATGGCTACCTTCAGATAATGCTGGACGCAAGCGTTGACGTGACATTTCCATCAGGCCAAACTTGGAGATCTTACCCATCTGTACACGAGCGCGGTCATGGCGCAAAGCATCGCGCAAGCGATTCTCAACATCCTTCTGAGCCTTGCTGGATTCCATATCGATGAAGTCGATCACGATCAAGCCACCCAAGTCACGTAAACGTGCTTGACGGGCGATTTCATCCGCAGCTTCTAAGTTTGTACGAGTAGCTGTTTCTTCAATATCAGAACCACGAGTTGCGCGAGCTGAGTTCACGTCAACTGAAACTAAAGCTTCGGTGTGGTCGATCACGATTGCGCCGCCTGATGGCAGTGGCACAGTACGTGAGTACGCAGTTTCGATTTGATGTTCAATCTGGAAACGAGAGAACAACGGCACGTCATCTTGATAGCGCTTCACGCGTGGCAAGTTGTCCGGCATGACTACCGACATAAATGCGGCAGCTTGTTCGTAGATGTCATCAGTATCGATGAGGATCTCGCCAATATCAGGCTGGAAGTAATCACGAATAGCGCGAATCACTAGGCTAGATTCGAGGTAAATCAATAGTGGAGCAGAGTTGCCTTTAGCAGCCTCATCAATCGCTTTCCACAACTGCATGAGGTAACTTAAGTCCCATTGCAATTCTGTAGCGTCACGACCAATACCAGCTGTACGAGCAATGATGCTCATGCCATCTGCTACTTCTAGTTGAGCCATCGCTTCGCGGAGTTCTTGGCGGTCTTCACCTTCAATACGGCGAGAAACACCACCTCCACGTGGGTTATTTGGCATTAAGACCAAATAGCGGCCTGCCAAGGAAATAAAGGAGGTGAGTGCAGCACCTTTTTGGCCGCGCTCTTCTTTTTCTACTTGAACAATGATTTCCTGACCTTCGCGCAAGGCATCCTTAATGGAAGCGTTGCGGACGTCGATTCCTTCTTTAAAGTAGCTGCGGGCTACTTCCTTGAATGGCAAAAAGCCATGACGTTCTTCGCCGTAATTGACAAAGCAGGCCTCAAGGGAAGGTTCAATTCGGGTAATGACACCTTTGTAAATATTGCCTTTGCGTTGTTCGCGACCGGCGGCTTCGATATCGATATCAATCAGTTTTTGACCATCAACGATGGCAACTCGCAACTCTTCTTGTTGAGTTGCATTAAACAACATGCGTTTCATATAACACTCTCCTATGGGGGAGGGCGTCGTTGCGCGCTGCGTTAGGGGACAAGTTAGATGCCGCTTGGGACTAAGCCTAAGGCGGTATATGAGTGTGGATCATGCAAATCTAGGCATTTTTTGCCTAGTTCACCCAGTTAACGGTTGGTTAAATCGGTGCCACACTTGACGATCGCCGCAGAGACCTCCTTTAGGTCATCAATGCAGGCGCGCGCCTAAAAAACTGTCTTCTAATCGCGGGTCGCGGCATACGGCACACCAACCCTGCGCCTCATTACAACGGGGGAGGGGCAACCCCGGGAGTCTTTTAAAGGGCGACTCCAAGCTCCACGATTCAAACCTGACTTCAGGCTCGTCTCGGGCCAATAAATTGGCTAGAGCGTTGATTATACGGCACAAGTTGCGTGACAATGGGGTATTGTTGAGTCCCTTGTCATCCCTCGCTGGGGTCACAAGAGAGATAAATCATGAAATCCGAACCCATTTCCAAGCCTTCTACGGTAAAAACGCCCTCTACCTCAGTGCCCGCTGCGGTGCGCCTTCAGACCATTGGTCCGGAAGAGGCTGGCCAGCGTTTGGATAACTATTTACTGCGCTGGGCTAAAGGAGTCCCTAAAAGCCACGTTTACCGAATTATTCGTTCAGGAGAGGTCCGGGTCAATAAAAAGCGGGCTGAGCCAACAACGCGCCTCATTGAGGGTGATGTGGTGCGCTTACCGCCGGTTCGAATTGCCGAGCCTGCCCAAATTGCTGCTGTTAATAGTGCTCAAACCAAATCCCGGGCGCATGGCTATTCCGACAAAATGCCTATCCTTTTTGAGGATGAGGCACTCTTAATTGTGAATAAGCCAGCCGGTTTGGCTGTTCATGGCGGATCAGGTATTGCCCTTGGGGTCATTGAGACCTTGCGCATTACCCGTCCAGAACTCAACTTTCTGGAATTGGTACATCGCTTAGATCGCGATACCTCTGGAGTATTGCTCTTGGCTAAAAAGCGCAGTGCTTTAGTAGAGTTACATCGTCAAATCCGCGAGGGTCAAACTGACAAGCGTTACTTCTTACTCGCGCATGGTGAAATCGTTCAGGGCGCACAAACCATGCAACTAAAGTACCCGTTGCATAAATATCTACTGCCCAATGGTGAGCGTCGCGTTCGCGTTGACCCAGATGGTTTACCAAGCCATACCGCTTTGCGAGTCACTAAAACATTGAAGCGTGAAGATGCCACCATTACTTTGGCTGAGGCTCAACTCAAGACAGGACGTACCCATCAGATCCGGGTGCACTTGCTAAAGCTGGGCCACGCAATTTTGGGCGATGATAAATACGGCTTTGAAGATTTAGATAAGGCGATTAAATCAAAACGCCTTTATCTGCATGCGCATCTAGCTGGTTTTACGCATCCCCGAACCGGTGAAAAGATGCGTATTGAGTCACCATTGCCCCCAGAATTTACCGCCATGATGAAAACTTTTGAGCAGTAAGAATAAGAATTCAGAAGAATGCCGCATACAAATAAATCAAATCGACCTTATGACCTCATTGTTTGGGATTGGGATGGAACCATTATGGATTCCACACCAACGATCGTGCATTGCATTCAGCAAGCGTGCCGCGATTTAGGTTTTAAGGCGCCCGATGATACCTTGGCCAGTTCAGTGATTGGCTTGGGTATTCAGGACTCATTAAGAAGAGCGGTGCCTTGGGTTGAGCCAATTCATTTTCAAAAACTCACAGAACGTTTTCGCTATCACTACTTAGCAAAAGACCATGAGCTTGATTTGTTTGTCGGCATCCGTGAGCTCTTGCAAGAATTACATGATCAGCAGTATTTACTGGGCGTTGCTACGGGCAAGTCCCGTGTGGGTTTAGACCGCTCACTCAAGCATCATCAAATTGGCCATCTTTTTCATGAGACCCGAACTGCCGATGAATCTTTCTCTAAGCCTCATCCGGGAATGTTGCTGGAGTTATCGGATGTGATGCAGGTGCCGACACGCCGTATGTTGATGATTGGCGATACGACGCATGATCTAGATATGGCAGCCAATGCTGGTGTTGATGCGGTAGCTGTTACCTATGGGGCTCATCCCCCGAGCACTCTAAAGGAGTCACCATCATTAGTGCATGTAGATGATGTTGTGCAGCTTTCGCAGTGGCTTAAAAATAATGTGTAATTTCATAATTGAATGAGTTAATTAGTAAGTAAATTAGCAAGACTGAGGAATTTAAAAGATGGAAAACAATCCAAACCCAAACTGGGAACGTCAAGCGCTTGAACATCTTCTCTTGGAGAATTTAAAAGAGACTCGCAAAGCCCGTCGCTGGAAAGCGGTATTACGAGTACTTACATTGCTAGTCATCGTGGGCGCACTTCTTTCGATATTTGATTTTCATCTACCAGGCAAGGGCATGGGGGTTGAAAAGCATACGGCCTTAGTGACGCTCGAAGGTGAAATTTCCTCTAGCTCAATGGCCAATGCAATGGATATCAATTCCTCTTTATTAGCAGCTTTTGAGAATGAGCAAAGCGCTGGTGTTGTATTGCGCATTAACAGTCCCGGCGGCTCTCCAGTTCAGGCAGGGATCATTAATGATGAGATTCATCGCTTACGTAAATTACATCCTAAAAAACCATTTTATGTAGTGGTTGAAGATATTTGCGCTTCAGGTGGTTACTACGTTGCAGTAGCGGCCGATCAAATCCTGGTTGATAAAGCCAGCTTGGTTGGGTCTATTGGCGTAATCATGGAGGGCTTTGGTTTTACGGGTTTGATGGATAAGCTAGGCGTTACTCGTCGCATGATTACCTCAGGCTCTAATAAAGGCATGATGGATCCATTTAGCAAAGAGAATCCCAAGCAAGTTGAAATGGTGAAGACCATGATTGATGAGATTCATCAGCAATTTATTACGGTAGTGAAAGAGGGGCGCGGGGATCGCTTAAAAGATGTGCCGGATTTATTCTCTGGGCGTATTTGGAATGGTGAGCAGGCTGTGAAGATCGGCTTAGCAGATGGTTATGGCACGGTTGAATCGGTTGCGCGCGATATTTTTAAGGCGCCGGATATTCTGGACTACACCATGAAAGAAAACTTTGCTGAGCGTGTTGCCAAACGCTTTGGTGCTGAGGCTGGAGCGGCTGCCGGTAAAGCTCTGGTAAAGACCCCAGATCTAAAGTAAAACGAAGGCGCTAAAGATCTAGGCCAATAGTAGAAATACTGTTGGCCTATTTTGTAATGGGGCGCAGGCAGCTTTATTCGGATAGCGTTTACGCCAATCCGCAATCGATAGGGTTGTGATCATTTCTGATGGCAGGCTGAGATCTACTCCAAGACAGAGCAAGCTTTGTGGCGCCAATGAATTGAGACAAGCCATCAACATCGCAGTATTGCGATATGGAGTCTCAATCCAAATTTGGGTTTGTTGTAATTTGCGAGACTCCACTTCGAGTTGTTTGAGTTTGGCGGTTCGCTCAT
This genomic window contains:
- the moaA gene encoding GTP 3',8-cyclase MoaA; translation: MVEKVNPKVIPIRIDEGRGLAPSIGSQLVTPHGHTKDTRGRALRDLRISVTDRCNFRCTYCMPKEVFDQNYPYLAHKELLSFEEITRLTSIFATLGVEKIRLTGGEPLLRKNLEVLIEMLAKIQTSEGKALDLTLTTNGSILRKKAAALKAAGLQRLTVSLDGLDDAIFKKMNDVDFPVADVLDGIKAAQEVGFQNIKVNMVVKKGTNDHEIVAMAKHFKGSSVILRFIEFMDVGSSNGWNMEQVLPSKEVIARINEVFPLETIEANYTGEVAQRWRYVDGSGEIGVISSVTQTFCHECTRARISTDGQMYLCLFANEGFDFKTLLRSGKSDLEIANAVMNTWSTREDHYSEIRGSHTANLASGNRKVEMSYIGG
- a CDS encoding Rne/Rng family ribonuclease, with product MKRMLFNATQQEELRVAIVDGQKLIDIDIEAAGREQRKGNIYKGVITRIEPSLEACFVNYGEERHGFLPFKEVARSYFKEGIDVRNASIKDALREGQEIIVQVEKEERGQKGAALTSFISLAGRYLVLMPNNPRGGGVSRRIEGEDRQELREAMAQLEVADGMSIIARTAGIGRDATELQWDLSYLMQLWKAIDEAAKGNSAPLLIYLESSLVIRAIRDYFQPDIGEILIDTDDIYEQAAAFMSVVMPDNLPRVKRYQDDVPLFSRFQIEHQIETAYSRTVPLPSGGAIVIDHTEALVSVDVNSARATRGSDIEETATRTNLEAADEIARQARLRDLGGLIVIDFIDMESSKAQKDVENRLRDALRHDRARVQMGKISKFGLMEMSRQRLRPALSEGSHVTCPRCNGTGHIRDTESSALQVLRIIQEEAMKENTAAIHTQVPVEVAAFLLNEKRAEVIKIETRFKVNVLMVPNKHLETPHYKLERLRHDDPRLDDQKASYVMAEEAARELETDTTVSKKDADVKVRPEAAVKGITPTQPAPISQPRPARTETVKAESSGGFFGFIKSLFGSSPAVEEKPAPSNPRGRNQGRNGNDRNRGRNRRGERTERPAATAADGTPAEGTNNNRSRNNRNGNRNQNGPKPERQANPAAATPATEAAPAGEATPSADGEERRGRGRNRRGRGRGQRGERTENGDAATAVSATPSASPFAGPPVGMAGTSATMPMQNLANSFGNAKPVTEKQERPERAPRAPRQSNRPAQNSAPAPAPTSAPASAPAPVAAAAKLEVIAKPAPELPKVAFQALEETPLHSVVQSAGMIWVATDSSKHAEAQSQIQGEPSIQNLGRTPKPAASIPEGPMVLVETGGQEKTV
- a CDS encoding RluA family pseudouridine synthase; translation: MKSEPISKPSTVKTPSTSVPAAVRLQTIGPEEAGQRLDNYLLRWAKGVPKSHVYRIIRSGEVRVNKKRAEPTTRLIEGDVVRLPPVRIAEPAQIAAVNSAQTKSRAHGYSDKMPILFEDEALLIVNKPAGLAVHGGSGIALGVIETLRITRPELNFLELVHRLDRDTSGVLLLAKKRSALVELHRQIREGQTDKRYFLLAHGEIVQGAQTMQLKYPLHKYLLPNGERRVRVDPDGLPSHTALRVTKTLKREDATITLAEAQLKTGRTHQIRVHLLKLGHAILGDDKYGFEDLDKAIKSKRLYLHAHLAGFTHPRTGEKMRIESPLPPEFTAMMKTFEQ
- a CDS encoding HAD-IA family hydrolase, which produces MPHTNKSNRPYDLIVWDWDGTIMDSTPTIVHCIQQACRDLGFKAPDDTLASSVIGLGIQDSLRRAVPWVEPIHFQKLTERFRYHYLAKDHELDLFVGIRELLQELHDQQYLLGVATGKSRVGLDRSLKHHQIGHLFHETRTADESFSKPHPGMLLELSDVMQVPTRRMLMIGDTTHDLDMAANAGVDAVAVTYGAHPPSTLKESPSLVHVDDVVQLSQWLKNNV
- a CDS encoding S49 family peptidase; protein product: MENNPNPNWERQALEHLLLENLKETRKARRWKAVLRVLTLLVIVGALLSIFDFHLPGKGMGVEKHTALVTLEGEISSSSMANAMDINSSLLAAFENEQSAGVVLRINSPGGSPVQAGIINDEIHRLRKLHPKKPFYVVVEDICASGGYYVAVAADQILVDKASLVGSIGVIMEGFGFTGLMDKLGVTRRMITSGSNKGMMDPFSKENPKQVEMVKTMIDEIHQQFITVVKEGRGDRLKDVPDLFSGRIWNGEQAVKIGLADGYGTVESVARDIFKAPDILDYTMKENFAERVAKRFGAEAGAAAGKALVKTPDLK